GGGGAGTCTTCCAGTCCTTTGGTGCTGAGTCCTGCTGAGGCTGCATGgccagaagaggaggaggaagaggtggcagaggagaagaagaagaagcctCAGGCTCTCCCATCAAAGGAGGACTCTGTGGTTGAGgagaaggagctggaggagagcagGCTGGAGCAGCAAGAGCAGTCCTCAGAGGCGACTGCTGCACCCTCTACTCTCTTACATGATGATGCAAGTGGCAGGGGGTCCAAGGAGCTCCAGAGCCAGTTTCAGACGGTCAGAGCTAATGGAGGAGAtgagacaaacagcagcaagTCCCAGGCAGACAGTGGGGAAGGAGCGGTGGGGGACTGTGCAGCGTCTCCTCTCGATCCTGACAATGAGTCTCAGCTAAGTCCGGTTGGTATTCTGTCCAAGGACCGAGGCACTGTTCTCGGGGAGGTGGCTCCGGTGTGGGTCCCTGATGCTCAGGCACAGGTCTGTATGAAGTGTGGAGTCAAGTTTACGTTTACGAAGAGGAGGCACCACTGCCGCGCCTGTGGGAAGGTGAGGAAAGTTGATgttctgcaacattttaaacaaaattgaatGTAATGTTCTCAAGTGACTTGGTGACTTGTAGTTGATgtgtggactgtgtgtgtgtctgtatgttatGTGGTGTACATCGTCAGGTTTTTTGTGCACTCTGCTCCAATTTGAAGTTCAGACTTACACATCTGGATGGCAAGGAGGGCCGagtttgtgtttcctgtcatTCAACCCTCCTCAAAagtgagcattttttttaatgtttgttcaaGCTCattgttgaaaatgaaaatttgcaGAAGTATGAGAAGAATAGCACCAGCTGGCACACTTTTCAGTCTGTCATATTTCTCTGGCATAATTTATGTAAGAATAGTCTAACCAGCACCAAATCAAGGTTTAAGGTCTCAgctataaataaacatattttaatgtgtgcAGATGCTTTTTAGAATTCGAAAATTTGTGCTTAAACTATGTTGTGCATTCCAGTCTAATCAGGGGGAAGGTTGgcacaatgttaaaatgcttaCAAAAATATGAAGTAACCAgtagaaacattttgaaaatgtaatccaatcaaaaaccagaaaacattaacatttaaaagaatatatgtattatgtttatatgtatatacagtatattttaaaaccaagcaattttttaaaaataatgacaaaattaacaagctgtttttaatctttcaaTACTAAAATCTATCAAAATGCAGTTACAGTTACAAGTGTTAATTTTACAACTGGTTGTCACATGTGCCAACCGACCACATTCATATTTTACCCAACTTATGTTAACCAGCTACCATCGCACATCATAAACTTCAAATCTTATATCAAAATGTAGCTGATTTCTtcatctataaaaaaaaacacttttccaatATCTTTGTCTAACACAGTTTTATAATACCTTTAGTCCacagaccattttttttaacattaagaactacaaaactgaaatgttaccCTCAACAAAAAAGTAAGTGACTCTCAGATGTTTTACCACAGTAGATGAGTGAAAGTTAAGAACTACTTGATGTTACCTTTTTGTTCCTGTGACCTTCAAAGAACCAGAAAATAGTTGTGTGCCAACTGATTCTTACATCTTCTCCTTAGGGACACCTCCGAGGGGGAAGAGGAGGGTGTGGTTTGCAGATGACATCCTCCCCAATAAGCAGTCAGAGTCTGCACCGACCACGCCAGTCAGAGGGTTCTCGCCTCTGATGAGACGAGCGCTGGGCGGGCCCGTCAGAAGTCCTGTGGGTTCACCACAAATCAGGAGAGCTTTGCGGCCACACGGGACAAATATTAATGTGAGTATGGTCCCCCAAAACCTCACACAGAACATATTTGCTTTTCTATAATTAGTCAGACAGCTTGTACAACATAAACATGATGAAAATGTGGTGTCACTCCTCTGCTGCCTCCCTCTTCCTCCAGGAGGCTTGTGGCCCTTACGGCTGGGGCACCACAGCTTTAGTGAGCAGCTCTGCCAACCTCATCCCCCTGGACGGCCTGCCACCCATCCTCACGTCCACAGGAGTCAAAGGAGGTAAAACAGCTTCCATCCAATTTGAGGGTAAAAGTTAAAGATTTGGCAAAATGAGTGCAGATGCTGGTATTTTCCTGACCTTGAAATGTGCTTGCCCATTTCTTACTATTGGCATGCCTTGAATTATCGTGCATGGTGCAAAGATAAGaggagacacacaaacagaagcaAGTCAGGCAGCACAAGGCGAGGTGAAACTTTGCTTTCTGGTGTTGAGGAGTTGACAATATAGTGCTGACAAAGGGAAGGGCAAACTGAAGCGTCGAAGTGAAGTCAGAGCAGCAAATACATAATATTGCTGGATAATCCAAATGAACACTTTTAAGGCGCTCTGTTCTGAATGAAAGATTAAGTAGTGATTggtgtatttatgttttcattattccCACTTACAAATCCAGACGACTCCCTCTTGTGCTGttgctttaaataataatgcagaGCCTGTTCTGCCTGGTTAAACAGGGGCATTTAAAAATGATGGCATTAATAACTGCCACTACTAGCCTCGCATCTTAATGAGGGCCAGGCGTAGACAACACTATTTACCCTTACGCAGTTTATGAGTTCATTTCCAAACATTAATCAAGTTGGCTATTTTATTTGCTTACAATGGTTTAAAAGTGCCCTGTCAGAAAAATACTTGAAGCATGAGCAGTCATAGAAGCTACAACAGACTAGCAGCAGTGTtactatgtttttgtgtcctcaGATTACACTGTGGAGGAGCAGCCCTCTGAGATGCTGCTTATTCAGGAGTTGGAGAGTGGCAGGCCCAAACCTCTGGTGTTTGTCCTCAATGCCAATCTGCTTGCTATGGTGAAGCTGGTCAACtgtatgtttcatttgtttttccgTCATGCATGATAAATTACATAGTGAACACATTGATAACATATTCTATATAATCAGGTATGTGGCTGCTGTGATCCTACAAATTAATTCTTGACTACAAAAACAGGATTACTGAGTGTGATTTCAGTTGAATTTACCTTGTAAACGCCTGAGGTTGTGCCTTTATTGTGCGACAGATGTTAACAGGAAGTGCTGGTGCGTGACGACAAAGGGGATGCATGCTGTGGGccaggtggaggtggtggtgctGCTGCAGTGCCTGCCAGAGGAGAAAAGCTTCCCCAAAGACATTTTCAGCCACTTTATCCAACTGTACAGGGACACCCTCacaggtcagacacacacagatgcttaCACACAGTATTTTTCTAATTTAGTATATTCACAGATCAGCTACAACATTGAAACCATAATATTGATTGTCtcgttacaatgcaatgttcagCTGGAAAACACAGGGGCCTGGCGTGCATGtggatgccccccccccccccccacccttaTGGCAATGGCACTCCAATGACAGTGTCCCCCAAGCAGGAATGCATCATgtcacaccacaaaaactgcacaaaaaatggcCTTGTGA
The genomic region above belongs to Plectropomus leopardus isolate mb unplaced genomic scaffold, YSFRI_Pleo_2.0 unplaced_scaffold29597, whole genome shotgun sequence and contains:
- the LOC121938475 gene encoding zinc finger FYVE domain-containing protein 9-like; translated protein: EEEEEVAEEKKKKPQALPSKEDSVVEEKELEESRLEQQEQSSEATAAPSTLLHDDASGRGSKELQSQFQTVRANGGDETNSSKSQADSGEGAVGDCAASPLDPDNESQLSPVGILSKDRGTVLGEVAPVWVPDAQAQVCMKCGVKFTFTKRRHHCRACGKVFCALCSNLKFRLTHLDGKEGRVCVSCHSTLLKRTPPRGKRRVWFADDILPNKQSESAPTTPVRGFSPLMRRALGGPVRSPVGSPQIRRALRPHGTNINEACGPYGWGTTALVSSSANLIPLDGLPPILTSTGVKGDYTVEEQPSEMLLIQELESGRPKPLVFVLNANLLAMVKLVNYVNRKCWCVTTKGMHAVGQVEVVVLLQCLPEEKSFPKDIFSHFIQLYRDTLTGKVVKHLSLSLFGTSFLGSEEHVGFLYIRSTLQSLQGLPLPNQPYLFGLLVHRAEVTWAKAFPLRLMLRLGAEYRFYPCPLYSVRFRKPLFGEIGHTIMRLLVDFRNYRYSLPMVPGLTVDLEAQRTCIKIPTTGYNELMKALNKSNEHVLAIGAGFNETADSHLICVQGDDGQYQTQAISIHNQPRK